The Solenopsis invicta isolate M01_SB chromosome 3, UNIL_Sinv_3.0, whole genome shotgun sequence region GAATTGCGagaattacattatatttaaaaatatttaattatttgaaataatgtttGTGTTTGATGTTTAATTATCTAGTTTTGATatctttatttgatttatttaatttattaaaattattattttataatatttcccATTGCTACGGCTATTAcgttctataattaatttttcttttaatttttatcaatttacaaGCGATTTATTTAATACCTTTTATATATTGACCAGCTTAATGGGTTCGCAATAAAACTTACATCGATCGTAAGTTTTGCGTTATGGTTAATCTATTCGAACTTTTTAGTGACCGTAGTACAATATCCAATATTGCCCAATATTCTTCTCTGTTTTTGTTCCACGTTTTGCACCTAAGATAAACCTTCGCTTTTATATCTACGGATCGAAGCGGAAAATCAGTaacaaaagtaattatattctTCTCCgttcttctttttcattttgtactaaagtaAATTTACACTCTTATATCATCTAGTCGAAGCAGGAAATTGGTAATAAAAGTAACGGAATGAAAAGAATCCTCTTTATTCACGTTATGGTAGGAGAGAGTGGCTATATGCGTATCGTTTAAGTTATTTTTGCGACAAACTGAGAAAACGGTCAAAATATTAGCAATCAAACGTCATTTGTGAtgttttctttgatatttttagttataaaataatttgattataatgacgaaatataaatacatttcttgttatatatatatatctcgttTTTAATACAACTTTTCCGGAAAAGAATCTTAGAGATGCTTCtaagcattaatattataaattcttgcTTTATGATTATGTTTCAAGCCCGAATGTGTAGCAATTCGAATaagttgaaaattgtaaaaattattatttactaagtATCGCCATGACTGACATAGGCTTGCTAACTTTGTGTTTGATATCTTATTTTCCTTATTGATtgctttatttgttaaaaaataaaatttctatttttccatatttaaatatagatatagacttttagtgaaataaatttatattcccaaatatctttttaaatcctttgtttattatagattttataaaaaatattaatttaattttcataataattgcaaatatgtatacGGTAAATGTAAATGTTCCACATAATAAACcttcttttatgtaaatatacacacatatacacaaattcagtataaaatttcacgattacattattattagctacataaattaatcaaaaattaattagttgtTTTCGGATTTTTTAAGTATTAGCACGCAGAAAACAAGAGAAATCTgtcaaatttgttaaattttgatctacattatttattttatatttttgtcactgAATGTTgcttacattaaataaaaacaaaaaaatcatcaataaaatattgatgaggtACGATTTAGGTGACCGATACGCAATTTTCTTttacgtatgtacatatacatacgttACATTTTAAATGATGGATATCGATTGTACGAGTAAATATCTGGTAATTTAATACGCGATACGTAATTTCATATATACAAGTATCTATTACATGTTATTCGTACGATAATGCAAAAAGATAAATGACCGAACGGCGAAGTCGCAGTTTATACCTCTGTGGAGACCGAATTTATCtagattttattataagaataacattagagaaagagaaagggagagagaaagagacagaaattTCAAGTTCCATTCGTTAATCTCTGAAATAACCGAGATAATATTCGTGAATCCGGATATAACGGATGGATAATCTAAATGCAAAGATTAATTCAGTCTCTGTGCTGATAACAGTACAAAAAACATGTCACGGTGACATGTCCGACAAAATCAAGCTtcaagtttctttaattttatttttacgtggaaaaattgaaatctgTTATTACGTAATTTTAGCGAAACCGTATCGATTCGCGTATATCGCTTATGCAACTTCCGTGTGTCTCTCGCACGTGCAACGCGCATCCTGATAAGCAAAAATATCTCTCGATATAACGCGGGTGTCAGCGTCACGTGTAGAAAATTCACCCTTAATCTCGCCGCTCGCGAGAGGCGCATCAGAGTTATATCGTAATTATATCGCGACAGAGTCAACGTTCAAAAGGTGTAACTCGTTTCCCCATCGCGTACTTGACATGATAATGCAGCGTACGTTCCGTCAGCCCGTGGCGACATGAAGGCGACGCGTTCTTGATACTCGTCAAGCGACGTGCCAGGTGCTTGTAACGAATACTTCCGCGTTACGTTGCGACCAAGTTGTCCCACGTGTATAACAGGCATGTATGTCGCGAGACGTGTCGCGGAAAATCGAGCCGATGGAACGGAATACGATACAACACACATATATTACGATTATACGGCATTGGTATCGTGTAAACTAATATTTCAGTATAAATGCGAGAGAAAGATTCGCCGAGAAGACAAATTATTGCTTGTTTGTGCAATCTCACAATTTTATAGGTTCcaatatgaattaaaatcttCGAGATTTAGCTgacaatttattcaaaaatataataatagtcaAATCGACGTCTGACAAACGTGCAGTAACATAATTATTCTCTTTGCGCAACTTGAACGATTTCTTTATCGAAGTCTTTGCGCACTTCTCAATATTttacgaataataaaattgtccTCTTTATAAAGAAACATGAAATATCTTCGAGCTCGGTGTAAATCAAATGTCTTCTGTCTAGAATCCATCTGTCTTTCGTCCATTGTATCCCCACCATCTTTAAATTTTCTAGACCCTACAGGGCCTTTAGTGACCAATTGTATTTCTAGCCATTCACAAGGATGaaaacatacatttttgtaaaagatgAACTATATAAGTTGAGTTTCTTGGGGTCGGTCCGTTAGTTAGTCAGTTAATCAGTCAGTCTTAAACTACACAAAATTTACTCAAGTTCACTTACAATCAGCAATCACTGAGAACACGCCAGAGAATCGAAAATGGTCATAGAAGCATTCCAACGAAATATTAACTCCAAATTGCATTTGATTAAAAACTACGGAAAAATGAAGGATCTCTTGAATCAATACGAAAACATAGTGGATTTACTTTTGCTCGTGATAGAATACTACGAGGAAGAATACGTGCCATACGAGACTCTGTCAATGCATGCGGAATCATTAACTCAAACAAGGCACATGTTAATGACTTTTGTCGAGGAAGAAGCTGAGGGTATGTAAACGGCTGGATGAAATCTTCCGCATTTACTGAATATACATTACGGTCATATTTTGGAGGATCGTGAATTTTACGAATTAAAATCATGTCGCATAGTAGAATCGAACTCGAAACCCATCAGTTACGTCTGTCGCTCTTGCACGAAGCTACGCGCCATCTTCCGTATCTCGTAGTCCCGTAGATCAGTTAAATCGTGAATTGCTAACGTGATTTTGCATTTGGAATGTTCGtagctaaaattatattttgcgattaaatattaaaacaatctCTTGCAACGAAGCAAAATTTATTCCTGATTTTACggtataagataaaaataattacagtttcGAAGACGTTAATTAAACTAGAATAAGAAACTAATAAGAAAATTCTGCCGATATACGTATagatataaaactatttttgtctGCAGCATCCCAGAATGGAGAATGGATACTATTTCCGTTGTAGCATGAGCTATTATACTTCTGCAAATTTCTTCGAATGAAAATGTAACAAGGTATAtcgtaaatatcttttaaaaaagtgtataataaaagtatatatttatatatattaaaacatataaattatatatatatatatatatatatatatatttctcgaGATGTGTCTGGTACACTTAAAATATGATTGGAGACTCGAGAAACtgtttaaagttgaaaattgaattattttacaaatactttTCAGCTTGTTTAAGTCAGAGAGCATGCACTTCATCATTTATTCATTCTACTGTCGCATAACTTTCGATAGGACCGGAGCCACTGACGATATATCTCGATATGTCTGATACACGCGCCCAAAATGTGATCTCAGAGTAGACTGAAGAAACtgtttaaagtttaacattcAAATATACGGATATGTGATATGTGTCAACGATAGCGTCCCATCGTATATAGTAAGCGTCGtacgtttaaaaacatattgCGAGTAAAAAAGATCAACACAGTGTAAACGTTGGGcgttttcagtaaaattattattcgtactttatttttctttgtatacaCCTATTTTAGTGTCATACTATAGTatgttatacttttttttttcgtaaaatacactacttgaaaatattttttgaaatattatttaaattttatactgaGCTTGCGCGCGCacttacatatgtatatatgcaccGCATACATTAGAAAGATATACTGAAACTaacgtaattttattactttttatacaaaaataaatatgagaaatttataaacgaatgtataaaaaaatacattttactaaaataaataaattcttacgaaaaaaaatatacgaaaataaataataagttataaattgATATACAACATAAATCCTAGAAAAATGTGTATAACTCCTCTTTTATTTgttgtaacatttttcaaaaagataataaataatcaaatagaaTGTTCGATGGAAAGAGAATACTTCTTGAAATAGTAATAGGCTTTACAAGGATTAAGGGAAGACTGAGCAACAAAGGGAGTAATAAACGGTCAAATATGACAGAAAATGGATATTTAACGAGCTTTTACATTTGCCTCTCTCACATCTGCCGTGCAGTTTTTCAAAGAAGTGATAAATGATCAAGCACAAGAGAAAGAGTTTCTCGGTATGGTaataagaattaagaaaaaaaatgaagaaagaaaCGAATACGGTAAGAAGGAAGAGAAAGGTAAAGAAAGCGTAGGATTTATACGGAGAATAATCATTACCATTGTACAAATCCGTAAATCGACAATATCTGAACGCAATATCTTGAACTCCGCTCCTCGTGTGCAGTCATGCATAGTTTATTGCTCTGCGGAATTTCCTGTGACTAGTGCGTTTCATGTAGAATCTGTACATAAAATGCATTCGTGCTTCTGTGTGAGTGTGTGGACGAGTATGCGGACGAGTGAGTGGACGCGTAACATGAGGATTAACTATTGCAAATTCCAAGGGATTTTTCGTGCTTTTCAAAGTAACcaattgcattataaaatacatactcTGTAATTCTCAAATCGCCGAAACAAAATGTAAACGATAAATGTAAACGTTGCGATCGAAAGATTATAATCTACAGgctaaaaagttattttacaattttttacacgTTAACTTGAAAAGTGTCAGAGATCGCGGACGACATGGAAATTGAAAGAGAcgtcttaaaaattataaatgtttacgtCGCAAGAACTAAATTTTAAGTACACTTAAAAAGTTAAAGAGATTCAATTACTTAAATGAATAACTCGCATTAATTCGCAATCAAGTAATTGTTACATTTGAACAATGGCTGCGAGCGTGGGCAAGAAGCATCTCCCGGTAAAGGCAATATAACATAATTGAATTTTCTACGAGAGCCGCCAAGCTATGGATCTGTATTATTCTCGATATCGAGGATATTCGAAAATCACCGCGGAGTATTCTATCACATTAGACGATGACATTTAAAATTCGGTTCgttaaaagttgaataaaataaacgaatcgTCAAAAACAATATTCGATCCACGACTCCCTCCTTCGCTATCCGCGGATTGCTTTTAACgaggaaaatttaattataacttcGAAGGCGAGATCTCTCAGCATAGCTTGTTAAAATGAACAAAGTATCCGCTATCGCGCGTACACACAGTCATGTACATAGTCGTTCTATAAAGTGTAATTTTACAAATCCCAGAGGGAACACGCATAATCTCTTTAAACAGTGCGGATTACATTAACGCTATACTTGTAACAGACGAGTCCGAGGAAAAACATGTCTCGTCCATTTCGGGGTTTGCTGCTAAATGAGTATCTATTACCAACGTCGCTCGCACTGTTTGAGAAGAGCACTTGTGCCCACTGTCTCGTACTCACtaatttctcaatttctttCTGGCGTAAGAAAGCTACGAGAAGCAGCTGTCCACAAGTTTTCTAGAggtatgtaaaaaattacaagttgggatgttaaaaaaaatgtcacaatTTGCCGAGAGCTATCGATATCTGTTTTTGTTCATTTCGCTGTAAtcatcttgaattttttttaacgtaaaatcaAAGAAATCGTGTATTTTTTCCGAGTGAGTGCGCCTTTGAAATCCCCCATTTCATTACCTCGGTCGAGGTTGTAGCTAATCGGATGAATAGCGCAATGGCAAATACGGGTTACAGAGCGTTAGTCCGGAAAATGCAAGTAAGGCGGACACCGCAGAATTTTGGTCATAAACTGTTTTACGAGAAGGCGAGTCTCGCAAATGTTTTCGGTTCCTGTTTCGGTCTTCGATTCGCCGACGGCAACATACTTTGCGCGCAACACCGCGGTGTCACGTGGCAGAACATCGAAATTGCGCCATTAATTTAACGGGGCAGCGAAAGAGAGGGAGAATCGCCACACATTTTCCCTGTAATTTCCAACCGGGCATTGGCAGAGAACACGAGCGAGCTTGCGTCCCGCAAGCCTCCATGCCCGCGAGGCGTACACGCGCGTGTACCGGTATCTCCGGTATCTCCGgtcgaataattttattattttgattctcGCCGAAGGGAAACGCTAAATGCATTGTTAAATGATGAGTTGACACAGCGTCGTTAACAGTGCAGCGAGAGAACACGAAAACTCGCCGCTGcggttattttgtttttatttttatggtgGTATCGACGTAAACGTGCTGCAATTTTGGaaatcgtaaatttttattttacatccgGATAATATTGTTTTCGTATGTGGAAAATGGGGtacatatttctattattattattattattattgttggtTGTTGTTGACATAGCAGAGCGATAATagcaataatgataataattgtgCTGGACAATATATACGTTATTGCAACAACgtatatatcattaaaatttgagTCAATCCGGCCTTCCGATCGCTATCGATCGCGAAATAAATGGAGTCCGCGGTGACGTATAAATCGAGGGCGCTTGCCGATAAAACAGAATCTCTTCTATCTTTTGCTTATCAGCGTGTCGGCTACATCGGTCCATTTTTCTTCTGGACCTTTGCGTAATGACGCTGAAAGGGTTCGATCGACTGAACTAGCGTCGTCTGCGTTTGACAACGTCACGAAGTGCACGTAACGCGCGGTTATCGATTGCATCCTGCATCCAATCGAGAATCAACAGGCTCGGgagtattattattactattattttaattaaatcacttTATACGCATTAATCCGCTTTTCGATCGCACGTGCCATCGCCGTCGGCCGTGCTTTAAATCCTTGGCACGTGAGTTAGATTAGAGACGGAGGATCCCCGGGCCCCGTCCTGAATTCGCCATGCAAAAAGTGTAGCGCGTTTCCGTTTCTCGAATCTTTCTTCCCGCCCCTTTCGTTCCGCCACCTCGCCCTCGGAGAGacgttaaaattacttccaTTTCGCCGCAGTGCGATCACGCTCGCGAAACGTAATCGCGCCGCTTCGCGATCGAAAGCACGTCCCGGCGAGCGAGCGTGCCAATGTTCATAAAAATGTTCACGGTGTCGCCGGAACTTTAAACCACCGTCTATTATTCCGACGAGGAGTAGACGAGCCAAACCGAAAGTTTCCCGATAAATCATCATGCCGACGACGAGGGTGGAAAGCACCGAGTCGCgaaagcaataaatattaatagcgAATGGTTACTGCATAATCGATCAGAACTTTTCCACAGTCATTCCGTCAGTTGAAACAACTTCGGCGTCCGAGAGTGTACGAGACGTTGTACAGATTACTCACGTATCTTTTCACTTGAGGCTAGTCGCTTGAGGTTTACCAAAATACATTGCGAGAGGCCAATAATCCTTGACTCGAGATTAAAAATGGTGAAAGTTTCAAAGACTATACgctttcatcaatttaaaatcaATGTTACGTAATTgctcatttaatatatttaagatgaaatttttttcaacaaatcgcgcgcgcgcgcgagagagagagagagagaaaactcgATCGAAACTTTGGTAATTGTAAGATCGAAAGTCGAACTCATCGAAGAAAGAAAGTCACTGATAATCTGGAACACCTTATATACGTTAGACCTCCGTGCGAGAAGCGAGCTATACCGAGAAACCTTTTTAAGTCGCCCTTTGTTCATTCCGTCGAGGGAAGAAACAATTACCGGACTTTTTAAACACCCCGGCCTGACGCGATCCCGGGTCATCGCTCGTACTTGAAGAAACGTAATTATCAGGGAAACCGTGCAAGAAGCTCCTCGTTTTGTCGCGAGTGAAACAATGGCTTTGTATGGCTGCAGCCATGCGTTCGCGGTAAAGTAATTGTTCCAGCATTAGCGTTCCCCGGTGCATTTTACTACAAGCGATTAGTTTGCTCGAATACCGCATTAACGATAATTATTATCGTCATTATCAACGGATTGAATTAGGAATTCAAGCATGCCTTCTTTATTCTTGAATCGTTAGATGGAACTGAagcaattatttctttcttttttcctttattttattttgcggaACAATTTTCGCTTTGCGAAAATAAATTCACCGGTGACTTCTTTGACGGTTCTGCAAAAAACGAGAGTCTAAAGCCTTACCTTCATGCCGAAGTAATTAGCTTCGTACGGAGACTATAACAAGAATTATAACAAGATTTTACTTCAACTTGCTATCACTCGCACATTTTCCGCCTCATTTAACGTTTCTCctttatttaatttctcattACACATTGTGCgcgtatttaataatttcacacATTTGTACATTTTACACGTAATTTACATCGGGCATTCTCACACGGTTGTATTGTTACAATAtcattattcattttatatatatatacatatatatatatatatatatatatatatatatatatataaaatatatatgtatatatatgtgtgtatatatatatatatatatatatatatatttggagCTGGTATCATTGAAATTACTAATGCCGATTTCGCAATGACTCGATAAATATGTATAAGCGTTACAATGtgtatttcaatattacaaacTAATGAGACTGCAACGAGCTTAATGCAGGATATTAGTTGAAAATCGTCGCCGCGCTTAATCGTAATATACACCGAACACGCAACACCACGCATATATGTGATTGTTTTCGAGCACGTGATACGAGTAATTATCGCGTTCCACATCCCAGAGACACTGAAAAGCCGCGTGTATACTTTGTTGGAAGCGCTGGATTATGTACACTTGCGTCACGATCTTGTATCTAATTGCAAACGCAGTCtcgtaaagtaaataaatatgtaattgtacGGGGGCGAAATACGCCTAATAATTTTCACAAGCCTTACAAggttgttataaattttatataatcgttGTTAACCCGGAAATAGCCGCCTAGAGAGTGTATTTTTTATCGCAGCAGCAAATAAAACTCAATACAATAGTTTCGTTACCGTGTGTATACCGTGATTTCGCTTCATTTcttctcttttaaaaaatattatgtaacttTACAtacatgataattttaaataaattatagaatgtaattatttgaaatgatCGTTTACCATAatgatatcaaataaattagaGAACATAATTATTGGAAATGATTGTTTACGCGAGGAAACTAGGTGACTATTTTCGAGTTAAGCTCAACAGTTTCAGTGATTGAAAACGttgatgtttatttatattgtacacaCATATCGCAttcatatatttacttattaaagATAATCGTATTTCATGCAACACGTGTGAAAGGAATAAATTAGGATAGATATCTcgttctatatatatatatatatatatatatgcaaggGCGATCCACGTCACCCTTTAGAACGTGGAAAATGAAGGTAACACgatacttgtaatttttataaaagatcacAGCGAGATGGCGAGGAGGAAAGTGAGACGGGAGCAAGTGAGGAGAAGTGGAATTCAATCTGAAATAAATTTCCATAATTTCAATACCTGTCGTAATCCTTCTTGCCGACAGCCTTCAGCACGTCGCTGGCAATTTCCAAACATAATTTTGACGTCTGATCCGGCTGGTATGACGTAATCGCCGATAATTTGATCTCCATTACGTCACGAACGATCTTGTCGACCGTCGCTGCGTGAAAAGCTCTAAACGGTTCCAAACGAAAGGTGTTCTGGTATCTCGGGATCTGACCAGACGACAAGAAGCACTGTACCAATATTGTCGGCAAGGGTGGAACTTAACGCGGCAATAAATCAGCGGAAAGATTCAACGACGATAATAAATGAAACGACCGTGGAAACGACCGCGCCAGATCATAAGAAGTTACCGGTGCACCGCCGGCGTTGAAGAATCGTAAAACACGCGCGTGATATTGCGAAAAAAAATGCGTGCGGATAAAATTGTTGAATTCTTCTGAAATCTCTCCCGACGCCGTTAATCGTCATCGCGGAGGTCGCTTCCCCCCTCCTCctaatctaaaaaatttttatctcattttctctcttttttcgaGAGATCTCATTTCAGAAACGGTTCTCTAGGCGCGTCGAGATTCACCTGTATTAAAACTTGTTCATTTTCCGTGCTCACTCAATTTATTTGCGTCCATCCAATTTATTCCGCTGCGCTGGATGGAGAACGTACCTTAAGTCGATCGCCTCGCCTGTAAAAGAGTATGCCGGCCCCATTGAAACCAATCATGGAAAGCTTCGACAGCGTTTTTCTCTTGATCTGGCTCTGTGTCCGGAAATAAGAAACACGTACCATTTTAGATCCCATGGCGATACTCTGTAACGCTCGATATAACGCTCCgtgcaaaaaagaaagaaaatatataaaagcagTCTCCTCGCATAAATTTCTTAGTTCGTCTGAttgatttgaatatttatagCTTTCGCACCACTTTCTTGCatcgtaaaatattaaatcgataAAGGAATACATATTGCATTAAGAAGGGGGGCAAGTAGGGAACGGAAATAAGATGGATGCGCCGGCACGATTATTATTTTCAGGACCGACACTTTTTGCCGTTGGTTACATTTTAAATCAAGATAAATTAATTGCTATTCTTCTGCAACCGATGCATCGTCTCCCCCAAATATACGTGACATTTACGAAAATACTAACCTGATATCacgggttttttttttacttttgcaaaCATTTCGGCCCACGGCTTACCTCTGTGTCTATCGGTGCTCTGATGCTTAATCTTTGAATCAAACTCTGCCATAATTTACTCTTTGATCCTATCATCGAAGCGTCTTGTTTACCTTGGTGTTTACTCATTTTAAGTAGCCTCCAGTGACAAGTGACATAAACGAATTGTCCTCGAGAGAAGGGACGACGCGAAACAAAGGACGCTCATCAAAAGAATTTCAGCCGCGTCGCTGAAAGGAGGAAATTATTGCAATCTCCGTCCGTAGTTTCGCGAGCAATTTCGGCAAATAATTACGTGCGCTACGTCGCGATAAATCCTGCCGCAGAAACGTCCGGATGCAGTCTGCTACGTAGCTACGTCCAAGTGAGACTGTGTCAACGAATCGCTCTTTAAACGCTACCTTTTGGatgacagtttttttttatgtttaatattgatcatggaaaaatgttaaattaaattaaacaattaacaaAGGGGTGTCTCATTTTGACAAATCGTTTAAATTGCTTTGATTTAGAATTAaaactacaataaaaaatattttgtatttttttttaattataaaaatattgatattttatatgtgattttgtattttattattattacgttgcTTTCCGTAACGACAATGAGAATAGTGCCGAGTTCTGTAGCAGGCAATATGGCAGGATCGTTCCTTGGTGCAACATGCACTCTCGCAAGTCCCGCTTcttcggcggcggcggcggcgccggcTGTCTCGGACCGTCTGACTCAGCGGAACCGTTGAGTATCGGATCGAAATCGATATCGAGCGGTTCGGCGTCGTTGGGCATC contains the following coding sequences:
- the LOC105204700 gene encoding dynein light chain Tctex-type protein 2B — translated: MSKHQGKQDASMIGSKSKLWQSLIQRLSIRAPIDTESQIKRKTLSKLSMIGFNGAGILFYRRGDRLKIPRYQNTFRLEPFRAFHAATVDKIVRDVMEIKLSAITSYQPDQTSKLCLEIASDVLKAVGKKDYDRYKIVTQVYIIQRFQQSIHAAFQCLWDVERDNYSYHVLENNHIYAWCCVFGVYYD